In Promicromonospora sukumoe, the following proteins share a genomic window:
- a CDS encoding MFS transporter, translating into MNRRSLARDRNFLLFWGTQTFSVLGDSFSVIAFPLLMLEATGSLVQMGLLTSVMAAGSLSMGLVGGAIVDRFDRRRLLIVCDVARLLLFAAVPVCWAIEPQTWLLFVVAGVASVFGQLFQITYITAVPNIVGRDRVAEANGRLQATASLASIGGPALAGLVAAALGVTAAIAIDAATFGISALGLLAVRLDRVAPAASDRAGLGRDLRTGFVTGARFLWRHPVLRVLTVFLTITTFVTYGMTDVIIYQVRYGLEQGENVVGYVMAAAGVGTCVAAALSAWLRRKLGFGALWLGAMTLCGVAAAVLALSQDVLVLGAAVLGFWFGLMLAAVSSMSLRQTVTPDPLLGRVTAAFWTIHYSLAPLGAAALTAAADRFGAARPLLAVATIYLGVVAVAFFTPIRGRNPEGRPAG; encoded by the coding sequence GTGAACCGGCGATCCCTCGCGCGCGACCGGAACTTCCTCCTCTTCTGGGGCACCCAGACGTTCTCGGTGCTCGGCGACTCGTTCTCGGTGATCGCCTTCCCGCTGCTCATGCTGGAGGCGACCGGGTCGCTGGTACAGATGGGCCTGCTCACGAGCGTCATGGCGGCCGGGTCGCTCTCGATGGGCCTCGTCGGCGGGGCGATCGTCGACCGGTTCGACCGGCGGCGGCTCCTCATCGTGTGCGACGTGGCGCGCCTGCTCCTGTTCGCGGCCGTGCCCGTGTGCTGGGCGATCGAACCGCAGACGTGGCTGCTCTTCGTCGTCGCAGGTGTGGCGTCCGTGTTCGGGCAGCTCTTTCAGATCACCTACATCACGGCCGTGCCGAACATCGTCGGCCGCGACCGGGTGGCCGAGGCCAACGGCAGGCTCCAGGCCACGGCCTCGCTGGCCAGCATCGGCGGGCCGGCGCTCGCCGGGCTCGTCGCGGCGGCGCTCGGGGTCACGGCGGCGATCGCGATCGACGCGGCGACCTTCGGCATCTCGGCGCTCGGTCTCCTCGCCGTCCGGCTCGACCGGGTGGCGCCTGCGGCGTCGGACAGGGCCGGCCTCGGCCGCGACCTGCGGACCGGGTTCGTCACGGGTGCCCGTTTCCTGTGGCGCCACCCCGTGCTCCGGGTGCTGACCGTCTTCCTGACGATCACGACCTTCGTCACCTACGGCATGACCGACGTGATCATCTACCAGGTGCGGTACGGCCTGGAGCAGGGTGAGAACGTCGTCGGGTACGTGATGGCCGCGGCCGGCGTCGGCACGTGCGTCGCGGCGGCCCTGTCCGCCTGGCTGCGCCGGAAGCTCGGGTTCGGCGCCCTCTGGCTCGGCGCGATGACCCTGTGCGGCGTTGCCGCGGCCGTGCTGGCCCTGAGCCAGGACGTGCTCGTCCTCGGTGCCGCCGTGCTCGGGTTCTGGTTCGGGCTGATGCTCGCGGCGGTCTCCTCGATGTCGCTGCGCCAGACGGTCACGCCCGATCCGCTGCTCGGGCGGGTCACCGCCGCCTTCTGGACCATCCACTACAGCCTCGCGCCCCTCGGCGCCGCCGCGCTGACCGCCGCGGCGGACCGGTTCGGCGCCGCGCGGCCGCTGCTCGCCGTCGCGACGATCTACCTGGGCGTGGTCGCCGTCGCGTTCTTCACCCCGATCCGCGGCCGCAACCCGGAGGGGCGGCCGGCCGGGTAA
- the fbaA gene encoding class II fructose-bisphosphate aldolase: protein MPIATPEVYAEMIDRAKAGKFAYPAVNITSSQTVTAALQGFAEAESDGIIQVSVGGAEYASGSTVKDRVSGSLALAAYATEVAKGYGVNIAIHTDHCTADKLDSWVKPLLAIEAEQVKNGGLPTFQSHMFDGSTVPIEENLVIAAELLELSQAARTILEIEIGVVGGEEDGHTAEINDKLYTTPEDGLATIKALGAGERGRYLTALTFGNVHGVYKPGAVKLRPEILLDIQKAVGAEIGKEMPFDLVFHGGSGSTAEEISAAVDNGVIKMNIDTDTQYAFSRPVADHFFKNYDGVLKVDGEVGNKKAYDPRAWGKTAEAGMAARIVEACQQLRSAGHKM from the coding sequence ATGCCCATCGCAACCCCTGAGGTCTACGCCGAGATGATCGACCGGGCGAAGGCCGGCAAGTTCGCCTACCCCGCGGTCAACATCACCTCGTCGCAGACCGTTACTGCCGCACTTCAGGGCTTTGCCGAGGCGGAGTCGGACGGCATCATCCAGGTCTCCGTGGGCGGCGCCGAGTACGCCTCGGGCTCGACGGTGAAGGACCGCGTCTCGGGCTCTCTCGCGCTGGCGGCCTACGCCACCGAGGTCGCCAAGGGCTACGGCGTCAACATCGCCATCCACACGGACCACTGCACGGCCGACAAGCTCGACTCCTGGGTCAAGCCGCTGCTCGCCATCGAGGCGGAGCAGGTCAAGAACGGCGGCCTCCCGACGTTCCAGTCGCACATGTTCGACGGCTCCACCGTGCCGATCGAGGAGAACCTCGTGATCGCCGCCGAGCTGCTCGAGCTCTCGCAGGCCGCGCGCACGATCCTCGAGATCGAGATCGGCGTCGTGGGTGGCGAGGAGGACGGCCACACCGCCGAGATCAACGACAAGCTGTACACGACGCCCGAGGACGGCCTGGCCACGATCAAGGCCCTCGGCGCCGGCGAGCGCGGCCGCTACCTCACGGCCCTGACCTTCGGCAACGTGCACGGCGTGTACAAGCCGGGCGCCGTCAAGCTGCGTCCGGAGATCCTGCTCGACATCCAGAAGGCCGTGGGCGCCGAGATCGGCAAGGAGATGCCGTTCGACCTCGTCTTCCACGGTGGTTCGGGCTCGACGGCGGAGGAGATCTCCGCGGCCGTCGACAACGGCGTCATCAAGATGAACATCGACACCGACACCCAGTACGCGTTCTCGCGTCCGGTGGCCGACCACTTCTTCAAGAACTACGACGGTGTTCTGAAGGTGGACGGCGAGGTCGGCAACAAGAAGGCCTACGACCCGCGCGCCTGGGGCAAGACGGCGGAGGCCGGCATGGCCGCCCGCATCGTCGAGGCCTGCCAGCAGCTCCGCTCGGCCGGCCACAAGATGTGA
- a CDS encoding STAS domain-containing protein, with translation MGRSRARIVLSGEIDADIGGDLHEATAAAEESRLPVEIDAHHVTFMDSSGVAFLARLASRSPHRVRVLRAPPTVRFLLEVTRIGDLLDIVDEDPGFELDDDGPSGPPSGTTPAPAGVGGPPAS, from the coding sequence GTGGGTCGTTCGCGCGCACGGATCGTTCTCTCCGGCGAGATCGACGCCGACATCGGCGGCGACCTCCACGAGGCGACGGCCGCGGCCGAGGAGTCGCGTCTGCCCGTCGAGATCGACGCCCACCACGTGACCTTCATGGACTCGTCCGGCGTCGCGTTCCTCGCGCGTCTCGCGAGCCGGAGCCCGCACCGCGTGCGCGTGCTGCGCGCGCCCCCGACCGTGCGCTTCCTGCTGGAGGTCACCCGGATCGGCGACCTCCTGGACATCGTGGACGAGGACCCGGGCTTCGAGCTGGACGACGACGGCCCCTCGGGCCCGCCGTCGGGCACCACCCCGGCCCCGGCCGGCGTAGGCGGCCCGCCGGCTTCCTGA
- a CDS encoding SpoIIE family protein phosphatase, protein MPPSIPPTPPGGTYRVPGSEPRSRVSGTGIPRTLPPSVGDVVLRAAVSVGIPVFLTGPTEDGMPMLWANQAFERYAGVRFSDFAGYTVRRLGEMLVEPQDLERMTELVNAGQEVHATVRSHLRGGTQGWAQLTLTPARAGHDDRITHWVGFSVDVTDHVERHAAQVASLEIERQQREDLDLIAQTTEILTDLEYPYALRDIAELLQTMVRWAGFYVNDDGLKHAAGVDVAAPPSGRGRRHARYIEGDNIADKTQRRRPQTDALGDSVTTGPMPILEVVDSVQDVLDGVLDGPVTLHLDIPHAPHSASGWLQRDLTLRLADELGKAPDSVVVHPVAGRRDVLGLVVIVPDEEEPGDYVESEEPDTLRTVIEVVARRAGSAIDNARMYAREHRLAETLQRAMLPEQADVAGLDVWTYYAPNAEHAQVGGDWYDVLQISPELVGLVIGDVVGHDVEAAATMGQLRSVVRSYAFELSTPSRVLERVDQLVAGMGIPRSASMVYASLQREEEPDVWTVGYSRAGHLPPLLLRGGEVIKLDDGGGALVGFGSRERTTGEARLQPGDTLLFYTDGLIERRDRSLRLGLEALLETASAITARDAAGVGEELLSRLADAPEDDVAIVVVRIPDPAGDATETALSPRWRRWMLPSEPSSIGRARHAVLRTCQAWGIEESAQAELVVSELVANGVLHGWGHIALRLYDTGDGLRIEVEDNNPAPPVATDGHPNRLGGFGMQIVDRLAEWGWRPSGSGKLVWAKLRRQPTPPK, encoded by the coding sequence GTGCCGCCGAGCATCCCGCCCACGCCCCCGGGCGGCACCTACCGGGTGCCGGGCTCCGAGCCGCGCTCGCGCGTCTCGGGGACGGGCATCCCGCGCACCCTGCCGCCGTCGGTCGGCGACGTGGTGCTGCGCGCCGCGGTGTCCGTCGGCATCCCCGTGTTCCTGACCGGCCCCACCGAGGACGGCATGCCCATGCTGTGGGCCAACCAGGCGTTCGAGCGCTACGCGGGCGTGCGGTTCAGCGACTTCGCCGGTTACACGGTGCGCCGGCTCGGCGAGATGCTCGTCGAGCCGCAGGACCTGGAGCGGATGACCGAGCTCGTGAACGCGGGCCAGGAGGTGCACGCGACGGTGCGGTCGCACCTGCGGGGCGGCACGCAGGGCTGGGCGCAGCTCACGCTCACCCCGGCCCGCGCGGGCCACGACGACCGCATCACCCACTGGGTCGGGTTCAGCGTGGACGTCACCGACCACGTGGAGCGGCACGCCGCGCAGGTCGCGAGCCTGGAGATCGAGCGCCAGCAGCGCGAGGACCTCGACCTCATCGCACAGACGACCGAGATCCTCACCGACCTCGAGTACCCCTACGCCCTGCGGGACATCGCCGAGCTGCTCCAGACGATGGTGCGCTGGGCCGGCTTCTACGTGAACGACGACGGCCTCAAGCACGCGGCCGGCGTCGACGTCGCCGCCCCGCCGAGCGGCCGTGGCCGCCGGCACGCGCGGTACATCGAGGGCGACAACATCGCGGACAAGACGCAGCGCCGCCGTCCGCAGACCGATGCCCTCGGCGACTCCGTGACCACGGGCCCCATGCCGATCCTCGAGGTCGTGGACTCGGTGCAGGACGTGCTCGACGGCGTGCTCGACGGCCCCGTCACGCTGCACCTCGACATCCCGCACGCGCCGCACTCGGCGTCGGGCTGGCTGCAGCGCGACCTGACGCTCCGGCTCGCGGACGAGCTGGGCAAGGCCCCCGACTCCGTGGTGGTGCACCCCGTCGCCGGACGGCGGGACGTGCTCGGCCTCGTGGTGATCGTGCCGGACGAGGAGGAGCCGGGCGACTACGTCGAGTCCGAGGAGCCCGACACTCTGCGCACCGTGATCGAGGTCGTGGCGCGCCGCGCGGGCAGCGCCATCGACAACGCGCGGATGTACGCGCGCGAGCACCGCCTGGCCGAGACCCTGCAGCGCGCGATGCTCCCCGAGCAGGCCGACGTCGCCGGCCTGGACGTCTGGACCTACTACGCCCCGAACGCCGAGCACGCGCAGGTGGGCGGCGACTGGTACGACGTGCTGCAGATCTCGCCGGAGCTGGTCGGCCTGGTGATCGGCGACGTCGTCGGGCACGACGTCGAGGCCGCCGCCACCATGGGCCAGCTTCGCTCGGTCGTGCGCTCGTACGCGTTCGAGCTGTCCACGCCGAGCCGGGTGCTGGAGCGCGTCGACCAGCTCGTCGCCGGCATGGGCATCCCGCGCTCGGCGAGCATGGTGTACGCCTCCCTGCAGCGCGAGGAGGAGCCGGACGTCTGGACGGTCGGCTACTCGCGCGCGGGCCACCTGCCGCCGCTCCTGCTGCGCGGCGGCGAGGTCATCAAGCTGGACGACGGCGGGGGCGCGCTCGTCGGCTTCGGCTCCCGGGAGCGGACGACGGGCGAGGCCCGGCTGCAGCCTGGCGACACGCTGCTCTTCTACACCGACGGCCTCATCGAGCGCCGCGACCGGTCGCTGCGGCTGGGCCTGGAGGCCCTGCTGGAGACGGCGTCGGCGATCACGGCCCGCGACGCCGCGGGCGTGGGCGAGGAGCTCCTGTCCCGTCTGGCCGACGCGCCGGAGGACGACGTCGCGATCGTCGTCGTGCGCATCCCCGACCCGGCGGGCGACGCCACGGAGACGGCCCTGTCGCCGCGCTGGCGGCGCTGGATGCTCCCGAGCGAGCCGTCGTCGATCGGCCGCGCCCGGCACGCCGTGCTGCGCACCTGCCAGGCGTGGGGCATCGAGGAGTCCGCGCAGGCCGAGCTGGTCGTGTCCGAGCTGGTGGCGAACGGCGTGCTGCACGGCTGGGGCCACATCGCGCTGCGTCTGTACGACACGGGCGACGGGCTGCGCATCGAGGTCGAGGACAACAACCCCGCCCCGCCCGTCGCGACCGACGGTCACCCGAACCGCCTGGGCGGGTTCGGCATGCAGATCGTGGACCGGCTGGCCGAGTGGGGCTGGCGCCCGTCGGGCAGCGGCAAGCTGGTCTGGGCGAAGCTGCGCCGCCAGCCCACCCCGCCGAAGTAG
- a CDS encoding STAS domain-containing protein — protein MIEIATSPTTTTLVIAGDLDLAERDQFPEIAARVVGLRRQLLVIDMCRVTFMDSTGAAFLISLADAGRKRGGATVIRGADERDLFVLEVCGAMELFRVDDEHSCEPAAPDSGFAVMTSRDDDTSPLSHRDVSTA, from the coding sequence ATGATCGAGATCGCGACGTCTCCCACGACGACGACGCTCGTGATCGCCGGCGACCTTGACCTTGCCGAACGAGACCAGTTCCCGGAGATCGCGGCGCGCGTGGTCGGCCTGCGCCGACAGCTGCTCGTCATCGACATGTGCCGGGTCACCTTCATGGACTCGACCGGCGCGGCGTTCCTCATCTCCCTGGCCGACGCCGGCCGCAAGCGCGGCGGGGCCACCGTGATCCGCGGGGCCGACGAGCGCGACCTGTTCGTGCTCGAGGTGTGCGGCGCCATGGAGCTCTTCCGGGTGGACGACGAGCACTCGTGCGAGCCGGCCGCCCCCGACTCGGGGTTCGCGGTGATGACCTCCCGGGACGACGACACGTCTCCGTTATCCCACCGCGACGTGTCCACGGCGTAA
- a CDS encoding DUF3151 domain-containing protein encodes MSSHENLLQGPAPTLLADDHPTARERLADGVDPVEVAAQDPASSLVWAVLAEGALTAGTPAGDVEAYAYARTGYHRGLDALRRSGWRGQGPIPAAHVPNQGFLRALLALSEAAHRIGEEAEAERCATFLGDSGTSVDEVRALVPTTK; translated from the coding sequence ATGAGCTCCCACGAGAACCTGCTGCAGGGTCCGGCCCCCACGCTGCTGGCCGACGACCACCCGACCGCCCGTGAGCGGCTGGCCGACGGCGTCGACCCCGTCGAGGTCGCGGCGCAGGACCCGGCGTCGTCCCTGGTGTGGGCGGTCCTGGCCGAGGGCGCGCTCACGGCGGGCACCCCCGCGGGCGACGTCGAGGCGTACGCCTACGCGCGCACCGGCTACCACCGCGGGCTCGACGCGCTCCGCCGGTCGGGCTGGCGCGGGCAGGGCCCGATCCCGGCCGCCCACGTGCCGAACCAGGGCTTCCTCCGCGCGCTCCTCGCGCTCTCGGAGGCCGCGCACCGCATCGGCGAGGAGGCCGAGGCCGAGCGCTGCGCCACGTTCCTGGGCGACTCCGGCACGTCCGTGGACGAGGTTCGCGCCCTGGTGCCCACCACGAAGTAG
- a CDS encoding adenylosuccinate synthase codes for MPGVVLVGAQWGDEGKGKATDLLGSRVDYVVKFNGGNNAGHTVVIDDEKYALHLLPSGILSPGVVPVIANGVVVDIEVLFEELDALIARGVDVSRLLVSGSAHIIAPYHRTIDKVTERFLGKRRIGTTGRGIGPAYADKTNRVGIRMWDLFDEKILRAKIEGSLDQKNHLLVKVYNRRAITVDETLDELLQHADRLRPMVTDTAVELNKALDDGKNVLFEAGQATMLDIDHGTYPFVTSSSATAGGAVTGSGVGPTRIDSVIGVIKAYTTRVGEGPFPTELFDDKGEFLRKTGGEYGVTTGRARRTGWYDSVIARYATRINGLTDIVLTKLDVLTGMEKVPVCVAYDVDGVRHDEMPTDQTAFHHAKPVYEQLDGWWEDISQARSFDDLPKNAQNYVKALEEMSGTRISAIGVGPKRDEIIPVHDLIHQR; via the coding sequence ATGCCAGGCGTCGTGCTCGTCGGGGCCCAGTGGGGCGATGAGGGCAAGGGAAAGGCGACGGACCTCCTGGGCTCCCGCGTCGACTACGTGGTCAAGTTCAACGGTGGTAACAACGCGGGGCACACGGTCGTCATCGACGACGAGAAGTACGCCCTGCACCTGCTGCCGTCGGGCATCCTGTCGCCCGGCGTGGTGCCGGTCATCGCCAACGGCGTGGTGGTCGACATCGAGGTGCTGTTCGAGGAGCTCGACGCGCTGATCGCGCGCGGCGTGGACGTGTCCCGCCTGCTCGTGTCGGGCAGCGCGCACATCATCGCTCCGTACCACCGCACCATCGACAAGGTGACGGAGCGGTTCCTCGGCAAGCGCCGCATCGGCACCACGGGCCGGGGGATCGGCCCGGCGTACGCCGACAAGACGAACCGCGTCGGCATCCGCATGTGGGACCTGTTCGACGAGAAGATCCTGCGCGCCAAGATCGAGGGCTCGCTGGACCAGAAGAACCACCTGCTCGTGAAGGTCTACAACCGGCGCGCCATCACGGTCGACGAGACGCTCGACGAGCTGCTGCAGCACGCCGACCGCCTGCGGCCCATGGTCACGGACACCGCCGTCGAGCTCAACAAGGCGCTCGACGACGGCAAGAACGTGCTGTTCGAGGCCGGCCAGGCGACGATGCTCGACATCGACCACGGCACCTACCCGTTCGTCACGTCGTCGAGCGCGACGGCGGGCGGCGCGGTGACCGGCTCCGGCGTCGGGCCCACCCGGATCGACTCCGTCATCGGCGTCATCAAGGCGTACACGACGCGCGTGGGCGAGGGGCCGTTCCCCACGGAGCTGTTCGACGACAAGGGCGAGTTCCTCCGCAAGACCGGCGGCGAGTACGGCGTCACCACGGGCCGCGCCCGGCGCACCGGCTGGTACGACTCCGTCATCGCGCGCTACGCGACCCGGATCAACGGGCTCACCGACATCGTGCTCACCAAGCTCGACGTGCTCACCGGCATGGAGAAGGTCCCGGTCTGCGTGGCGTACGACGTCGACGGCGTCCGCCACGACGAGATGCCGACGGACCAGACGGCGTTCCACCACGCGAAGCCGGTCTACGAGCAGCTCGACGGCTGGTGGGAGGACATCTCCCAGGCGCGCTCGTTCGACGACCTGCCGAAGAACGCGCAGAACTACGTGAAGGCGCTCGAGGAGATGTCCGGGACCCGGATCTCCGCCATCGGGGTGGGCCCCAAGCGTGACGAGATCATCCCCGTCCACGACCTCATCCACCAGCGCTGA
- the purD gene encoding phosphoribosylamine--glycine ligase — protein MKILVIGTGAREHAIVHSLDRENVSGVASHELHAAPGNPGIAGAATLHPVDALDGAAVAELAQRIGAELVVVGPEAPLVAGVADSVRAAGIPVFGPSGEAARLEGSKSFAKEVMAAAGVPTAMAHVCTDVDELEAALDAFGAPYVVKDDGLAAGKGVVVTDDRAAALVHGAACLAGENGRVVVEEYLDGPEVSLFCVCDGTTVVPLVPAQDFKRVGNDDEGPNTGGMGAYTPLDWAPSGLVDEVVARIAQPTVDEMARRGTPFSGVLYVGLALTSRGTRVVEFNARFGDPETQSVLARLATPLSDVMLAAARGNLGELEPLRWRPEASVTVVVASEGYPASARSGDPITGIEDAQILAGVHVLHAGTGLSETGDLISAGGRVLSVVALGTDLADARARAYEGVARIELKGSHHRTDIALKAERGEVTVP, from the coding sequence GTGAAGATCCTCGTCATCGGGACCGGTGCCCGCGAGCACGCCATCGTCCACTCGCTCGACCGGGAGAACGTCTCCGGCGTCGCCTCCCACGAGCTGCACGCCGCGCCCGGCAACCCGGGCATCGCGGGAGCGGCCACGCTGCACCCGGTCGACGCGCTCGACGGGGCCGCCGTGGCGGAGCTGGCGCAGCGGATCGGGGCGGAACTGGTCGTCGTCGGCCCGGAGGCGCCCCTGGTCGCGGGCGTCGCCGACTCGGTCCGGGCCGCGGGCATCCCGGTGTTCGGCCCGTCCGGCGAGGCGGCCCGGCTCGAGGGCTCCAAGTCGTTCGCCAAGGAGGTCATGGCCGCCGCCGGCGTGCCGACCGCGATGGCGCACGTCTGCACCGACGTGGACGAGCTGGAGGCCGCGCTGGACGCCTTCGGCGCCCCGTACGTGGTCAAGGACGACGGCCTCGCGGCCGGCAAGGGCGTGGTCGTCACCGACGACCGCGCGGCGGCGCTCGTCCACGGCGCGGCGTGCCTCGCGGGCGAGAACGGCCGCGTGGTGGTCGAGGAGTACCTCGACGGCCCCGAGGTCTCGCTGTTCTGCGTGTGCGACGGCACGACCGTGGTGCCCCTGGTCCCCGCGCAGGACTTCAAGCGCGTCGGGAACGACGACGAGGGCCCCAACACCGGCGGCATGGGCGCGTACACCCCGCTGGACTGGGCGCCGTCGGGCCTGGTGGACGAGGTGGTCGCCCGCATCGCCCAGCCCACCGTCGACGAGATGGCCCGCCGCGGCACGCCGTTCTCCGGCGTGCTCTACGTCGGGCTCGCGCTCACCAGCCGCGGCACCCGCGTGGTGGAGTTCAACGCGCGCTTCGGGGACCCGGAGACGCAGTCCGTGCTGGCCCGGCTCGCGACGCCGCTGTCCGACGTGATGCTCGCGGCGGCCCGCGGCAACCTCGGCGAGCTGGAGCCGCTGCGCTGGCGCCCCGAGGCCTCCGTGACGGTGGTCGTGGCGTCCGAGGGCTACCCGGCGTCGGCCCGGTCCGGCGACCCGATCACGGGTATCGAGGACGCCCAGATCCTCGCCGGGGTGCACGTGCTGCACGCCGGCACCGGGCTCTCCGAGACGGGCGACCTGATCAGCGCCGGCGGGCGCGTGCTGTCCGTCGTCGCGCTGGGCACCGACCTGGCCGACGCCCGGGCGCGGGCCTACGAGGGCGTGGCGCGCATCGAGCTCAAGGGTTCGCACCACCGCACCGACATCGCGCTGAAGGCGGAGCGCGGCGAGGTCACCGTCCCGTAG
- a CDS encoding substrate-binding domain-containing protein: MLGGKRRYVIGVLSPVVGGYYFGRVLAGIARTVRPEGHRVVAVQTYPADLERAQFPDRPPGTAAVSLGRLDGVIVITSAVDEATLLRIEADGTPVVLVSERAAGIDAPVVTPDNEGGTRAAVEHLIAHGHREIGFLGSLRQADIVERHAAYLATLAAHGITPRPEWLYRTSDNQEASAAAVARALVAGPGLPTTATVAATDRNAIGFSRVLRAEGLSLPRDQAVVGFDHSEAGSRVRPRLATVDPHHDQVGELAVSLLLSRIRGERVAGQHLSRSTLVTRESCGCLDARAGALLEGLPAQEGSTAWRRFGEVARATFDGAEARLGTGADLESWMRGVQRVFRGAAALGQPPTQATLASLAESTRVLRPHPEALEQLIPALRAVEEEFREQVRNGQAATGAGTGAEPAPSGRSGAGTGSGTGGTTTGAPRAPSRAARARAVTRTATDVLVALSAGCTQTLLARSGQLERTITDQYELDLDLLHADGRAIRALTWLPRGHRSPATLALWTDAEDPVDRAVDDPVAGARTLEIVGTTATSRQATALVGKRMPVGRFPPPALSGDGVVFVVPVTFGQSDWGMLAIAGGVDTRATSSRDKYDHWAAMVAVALDREDRLTSLQRQRAALAEAADRERALVLDLRTEVERSALVQDVALEGTWDWDIASGQVFYSRTWRALVGLPDDAPCTGIEEWTGRVHPDDVRAVQIAIARQLAGAADPLDLEHRLVAADGREMWVRCRATTVTDDAGVRARMIGVLMDVTGMPARERRGVAR; encoded by the coding sequence ATGCTGGGTGGAAAGCGCAGGTATGTCATCGGGGTGCTGTCCCCGGTGGTCGGGGGCTACTACTTCGGGCGGGTGCTCGCCGGCATCGCGCGTACCGTCCGTCCCGAGGGGCACCGGGTCGTGGCGGTGCAGACCTATCCGGCGGACCTGGAGCGGGCGCAGTTCCCGGACCGCCCGCCGGGCACCGCAGCGGTGAGCCTCGGGCGGCTGGACGGCGTCATCGTCATCACGTCGGCCGTCGACGAGGCCACGCTGCTCCGGATCGAGGCGGACGGGACGCCGGTCGTGCTGGTCAGCGAGCGCGCGGCCGGCATCGACGCCCCGGTCGTCACGCCCGACAACGAGGGCGGTACCCGGGCCGCGGTCGAGCACCTCATCGCGCACGGGCACCGCGAGATCGGGTTCCTCGGCAGCCTGCGGCAGGCCGACATCGTCGAGCGGCACGCCGCCTACCTGGCGACGCTCGCCGCCCACGGCATCACGCCCCGGCCCGAGTGGCTCTACCGCACGAGCGACAACCAGGAGGCGAGCGCGGCGGCCGTGGCGCGGGCCCTCGTGGCCGGCCCCGGCCTGCCGACGACGGCGACCGTCGCGGCGACCGACCGCAACGCGATCGGGTTCTCGCGGGTGCTGCGGGCCGAGGGACTGTCGCTGCCGCGCGACCAGGCGGTCGTCGGCTTCGACCACTCGGAGGCGGGCTCGCGCGTGCGCCCCCGGCTCGCGACCGTGGACCCGCACCACGACCAGGTCGGCGAGCTGGCCGTGTCCCTGCTCCTGTCCCGGATCCGGGGCGAGCGGGTGGCGGGTCAGCACCTGTCGCGCTCCACGCTGGTGACCCGCGAGTCGTGCGGCTGCCTCGACGCGCGGGCGGGCGCCCTCCTGGAGGGCCTGCCTGCCCAGGAGGGTTCGACGGCGTGGCGCCGGTTCGGCGAGGTGGCGCGCGCGACGTTCGACGGCGCCGAGGCGCGCCTGGGGACCGGCGCCGACCTGGAGTCGTGGATGCGCGGCGTGCAGCGGGTGTTCCGGGGCGCCGCGGCGCTGGGCCAGCCGCCCACGCAGGCGACGCTCGCGAGCCTCGCCGAGAGCACGCGCGTGCTGCGGCCCCACCCCGAGGCGCTGGAGCAGCTCATCCCCGCGCTGCGGGCGGTCGAGGAGGAGTTCCGGGAGCAGGTACGGAACGGGCAGGCGGCGACGGGTGCAGGGACGGGCGCGGAGCCTGCGCCGTCGGGCAGGAGCGGGGCAGGAACCGGGAGCGGGACCGGGGGCACGACGACGGGGGCGCCCCGCGCCCCGAGCCGCGCCGCCCGGGCCCGCGCCGTCACCCGGACGGCGACGGACGTGCTCGTGGCGCTGAGCGCCGGGTGCACCCAGACGCTGCTGGCCCGGTCCGGGCAGCTCGAACGGACCATCACCGACCAGTACGAGCTCGACCTCGACCTGCTGCACGCCGACGGCCGAGCCATCCGCGCACTGACCTGGCTGCCGCGCGGGCACCGCAGCCCGGCGACGCTCGCCCTGTGGACGGATGCCGAGGACCCTGTGGACAGGGCTGTGGACGACCCCGTGGCCGGGGCGCGGACCCTGGAGATCGTCGGCACCACCGCCACGTCCCGCCAGGCGACGGCGCTCGTGGGCAAACGCATGCCGGTGGGCCGGTTCCCGCCGCCCGCGTTGTCCGGCGACGGCGTCGTCTTCGTGGTGCCGGTGACGTTCGGGCAGAGCGACTGGGGCATGCTTGCGATCGCAGGCGGGGTGGACACGCGCGCCACGAGCTCCCGGGACAAGTACGACCACTGGGCCGCGATGGTCGCCGTCGCGCTGGACCGGGAGGACCGGCTGACGTCGCTGCAACGCCAGCGGGCCGCCCTCGCGGAGGCCGCGGACCGGGAGCGGGCGCTCGTGCTGGACCTGCGCACCGAGGTCGAGCGCAGCGCGCTGGTCCAGGACGTCGCCCTGGAGGGCACCTGGGACTGGGACATCGCGAGCGGGCAGGTGTTCTACTCGCGCACCTGGCGCGCCCTGGTCGGCCTGCCCGACGACGCCCCGTGCACCGGCATCGAGGAGTGGACCGGGCGCGTGCACCCCGACGACGTGCGGGCGGTGCAGATCGCGATCGCCCGGCAGCTCGCGGGCGCCGCGGACCCGCTCGACCTGGAGCACCGCCTGGTCGCGGCGGACGGACGCGAGATGTGGGTGCGCTGCCGCGCCACGACCGTCACCGACGACGCGGGTGTCCGGGCCCGCATGATCGGCGTGCTGATGGACGTCACCGGGATGCCGGCGCGGGAGCGGCGGGGTGTGGCGCGCTGA